ATAAGTGTGAAAAAGAATCCAAATAAAAACGCTCCCTGTTCGTGGGAGCGTTTGTCACTATTGATTACTTGTTGGTTGGAGTCTGAAGCTTATCCATCACTTCATCTAAGTTGAAGCTGGCTGCTTTTTGCCTTGGTGGGAACTCTTTGAAGGTTTCTAAGAACTTACCTACGTACACCTGCGCTGGTACTAGCAGGTAAACCCTATCCAGCATCCAGTCATAGTATGTGTTCGAGGTAACGTCTGCGACTTCATATGGGTCCATTCTCAAGTTAAAAATCTTAGGAACTCGCAAAGTAACAAACGGTTCTGCCCAGATACGAAGTGTGCCCTCTACGCGCTGCTCCATAAAGACCACTTTCCAGTTGTTGTAGCGAAGCGCGGTAAGATCACCATCATCAGAGAAATAGAAAATCTCTGCTCGTGGAGACTCTTCTGATTCACCAGTTAAATATGGGAGGAAGTTGTAGCCATCAAGGTGAACCTTAAAGTTCTTATCGCCCGCTTGGTGACCTTTGAGGAGTTTCTCTTTCACGTCAGGCTCACCCGCTGCGGCCAAGAAGGTTGGTAGCCAATCCATATGGTGCATGATGTTGTTAGACACTGAACCCGCTTCAATTTTCCCTGGCCACTTAACCATGGCTGGAACTCGGTAAGCGCCTTCCCAGTTAGTGTTCTTTTCACCACGAAATGGCGTCAGACCTGCATCAGGCCAAGTGTTCATATGAGGACCATTATCAGTTGAGTAGAACACTATGGTGTTATCCTCAATACCGAGCTCGTCGACTTTTTTGAGGAGCTCACCAACATGGTTATCATGCTCAATCATGCCATCAGCATAAAAGCTGATCCCTGATTTACCTAAGTTGCCTTCTTTAACGTGGGTACGGAAGTGCATTCGAGTCGCGTTCCACCAAACGAAGAATGGCTTCTTCGCCTCAACTGCGCGATCCATAAAATCGAGCGCCGCTGATAGCGTCTCTTCATCTACGGTTTCCATACGTTTACGAGTGAGCGGGCCGGTATCTTCAATCTTGCCGTCCGCGTAAGACTTAATGACGCCCCTAGGGCCAAACTGTTTACGGAACTCAGGATCTTTTGGATAGTCGACGTTTTCAGGTTCTTCCTCGGCGTTCAAGTGGTATAAGTTACCAAAGAACTCATCAAAGCCGTGATTGGTCGGTAAGAACTCATCTTTATCACCTAGGTGGTTTTTACCAAATTGGCCCGTCATATAGCCGTGCGGTTTGAGCAGTTCAGCAATGGTCGCATCTTCTGCTTGCAATCCAAGGTCAGCGCCTGGAAGACCAACTTTACTTAACCCAGTACGAAGTACACTTTGTCCGGTAATAAATGTCGAACGTCCTGCTGTACAGGATTGTTCCCCATAATAATCTGTAAACATCATGCCATCTTTTGCGATGGAGTCGATATTCGGCGTTTTATAACCCATTAAGCCAAATGTATAAGCACTGACGTTTGATTGTCCGATGTCATCACCCCAAATGACGAGGATATTGGGCTTATCCTCAGCATAACTGCTTGCTGAAACACCAATTAACGCGGTAGCCAATACAGCTAAGCTCCGCTTAAACCTTGTAGTCGTTGTCATGTATACCTCTACGTTAGTTGGTTGCGTCCTGCCCATTAACGTATAGTCGCAATCATGCATAACCTCCACTAATCAAAGCGTTTTTCTTAGTTCCAACCTCACAGTTTCATAGGTTGTAATTGAGAATATTGTCACACTCTCTCAAAAGATATAAACAGCGTTTCTCCTCTGTATAACCCACTGATTTTATTACCCATGCAATACCAATATAACTTTCTTTTATAGTCTCTATAAGACGACTTTGCCCCTAGCCTGACCTAAAGTGCCGAGCATACAGATACCGTCAGGTGTCTCGTTCAAATCCAATAAGTTAAAAGACGATGGAGTCTAGAATGGCGAACCACTTAAGTAAGATTGCAATGGGCGTAGGCCTAGTTGCTACATCTTCGGCAGCAGTCGCAGCAGACCAACCAAACATCCTAGCGATTTTTGGTGATGATGTTGGTTACTGGAATATTAGCGCGTATAACCAGGGCATGATGGGCTACGAAACCCCAAACATTGACCGTATTGCTAATGAAGGTGCACTATTTACGGATCACTATGGACAGCAATCATGTACTGCGGGACGCTCTGCATTTATTACCGGACAAGAACCGTTTCGTACCGGTCTACTGACTGTCGGTATGCCTGGTTCCACACACGGTATCCCAGACTGGGCGCCCACTATTGCCGATCTTCTGAAAGACCAAGGCTATATGACCGCACAGTTTGGTAAAAACCACTTAGGCGATCAAGACGAACACCTACCAACCAAACATGGCTTCGATGAGTTCTTTGGAAACCTTTACCACCTTAATGCAGAAGAAGAGCCTGAGACATATTACTACCCGAAAGATCCGGAGTTCCGGAAGAACTATGGCCCACGCGGAGTAATTAAGTCCTATGCGGATGGTAAGATTGAAGACACTGGTCCTATGACGCGTAAGCGTATGGAGCACGCTGACGAAGAGTTCCTAGAAAGCTCGCTAGAATTTATGGAAAGAGCAGTAAAAGCTGATAAACCTTTCTTCATTTGGCATAACACCACGCGAATGCACGTATGGACTCGACTACAGGAAAAATATCAAGGTAAATCTGGTATTTCGATCTATGCCGACGGTATGTTAGAACATGATGATCACGTTGGTGTTCTACTTGATAAACTCGAAGAGTTAGATGTAGCTGACAACACCATCGTTATCTACACAACCGATAACGGTGCAGAAACAGTAACTTGGCCTGATGGCGGTGCGACACCATTCCATGGTGAAAAAGGCACGACGTGGGAAGGCGGAATGCGTGTTCCTCAGTTAGTTCGCTGGCCAGGCGTGATTGAACCAGGCACTCGCATCAATGAAATGATGGCTCACCAAGATTGGCTACCAACACTACTAGATGCCGCTGGTGTTCCTGATGTAAAGGAGAAACTTGCTGAAGGCTATAAAGCTAACGGCAAAGATTGGCGTGTTCACATTGACGGCTATAACTTTAAACCGTTCTTTGAAGGCAAAACTGAAGAAGCACCTCGCGAGTCTCTATTGTACTTTACTGCAAACGGCGAACTGAATGCTGTGCGTTGGCATGACTGGAAACTAAACTTTGCGGTGTTGGAAGGCGACATTTCAAATGCGGTTCGCTTCTCTCCAAACTGGCCACAAATTATTCATTTACGTGCTGACCCGTTTGAGAAAGCACCACATGAGTCAGGCATGTACTTACGTTGGATGGCAGACAACATGTGGCTGTTTGTTCCAATCCAAGATGTACTGGGTGATTTCTTCCAAACTCTGCCTAATTACCCAATGCAACAAGGTCTTATTATGAACCCATCTGAAATTAGCTACCAGTCACTGGGTCTGCAAGGCAAGATGAAGCAACTTGAGCAGCTTCAACAACAAGTTCAACAGATGAAGTAATCGAGTTGGGTGAACGATAAAAAAAGACCAGCCTTTTGGCTGGTCTTTTGTTTTTCTGGCGGATTAAACGTAAAACGCTTCAACCGTGCCTTTAAGCTTGATCAACATTGGTTGACCCCAACGGTCTTTTGCCTTTGGAGAAGGGATTTTTACCCAACCTTCGCTGATGCAGTATTCTTCAACGTCTGTGCGCTCTTTACCATTTAGGCGAATGCCGATTTGGTGTTCAAAACACTCAGCCACGTGGTGTGGGCTACGTGGGTTGCCTGATAGATGATCTGGTAATTCTGGCTTTGCGTTGTCGCTCATGGTGATAACCTGAATGAGTTAGTGAAAAGTGGCTTATTGTAGTCAATAGACTCTATCGCCTCAACAAGTCTCTGCGCATGTGTCGATATTTTCACTCTCAACGCCAATCTAACTTATAAAAATGCTCTGGGTTGCCTAAGAGAAATCAATCGAGATAATCCTCGACGGTTTTTGTCCCACAGACTTCGCATACGCGATGACAAGAATAGGCGTGTGTTGAGGTCATCAAACCACCGAATACCCAGCCTTTGAGCAAGTTTGCGACAAATGCACTACTGTCCTGTGAATATGCGCCTTCCGCTAACGCAGGTTTCTCTACCAATACCACAATATGTTTCGTTTCGGCACAACATACACTGCATACGCAGTTTTCAATCCTTTGCATGATGGCGCTCCTGATAACCAAGTCGTTGATTTGGGCTCGATTGTAAATCAACCAAGTCGCAAACTATGTTAACCAGGTAGCATATTTAAGCAGAGTTATTGGCTAAATTTCAAACAACGCCTCTTCCAGCTTTAAAACGTGGATTAAAGCGCAACATCAGTCCAAACACCGTTCAAGAGAATTCTCTGCGTGTCATAACCAAGGCGTTTTAAAAGTGCTTGGCAATGTTCATGGTGTACACCTAAATGATGGGGAGCATGCGCATCCGCGTTTATTTGGATGGGAATATTGCGTTTTTTGGCTTCTTCTAACAACCAAGGCGATGGGTAAACATCATCGGTTGCCCCTCTCAGCATACCGCCATAGTTTACCTCTAGTATCACACCAGATTGTGCAACCACATCCAAAGCTTTAAGTGCAACCTCTTTGTACCAATCTTCTGATTCATCAAAGAAAACCAAAGCCTTGTTGTGTTTTTTTACAAGGTCGAAGTGCCCCAAGATATCGAATCCCCCAAGCTCACACAGCTCAGTGACTCTTTGATAGTATTTCGTGATCATCGAACGGGCACTGCCACCATGAACTTCATTCAAAAGAACTAAAAACTCGTCATGGGGACCATCCACACTGAGCATTGGGTATTGGTCATTCGGCGCTTCTAAGGTGTGTACTGAACCAATTTTGTAGTCAAGTGGGAGTCCTTCCCATCGCTTATGGCTAGGAGTGGTCACCCCAGGAATAAAATCGAGTTCCAAGCCAAGGTAGACCTGCGTTTCTGCATGTCCTTTCAGTGCGCTAATTTCTTCAATATACGCATCGAGCTTGTCAGCGAGCATGCAGAAATCATTATCAAAGGGGAGCGGCGCATGAGAGCTAAAGCCAACAGAAACAAACCCAAGACGGTTTGCTTTTTCAAACATCTCCTGAGGAGACCCTTTTCCGTCACAATAGTGACAATGCATGTGGAAATTGCTTAGTAACATTTCTTCTACCATCAACCTACTCGACCATATTACGATTAATAGTAACGAGCTTGATTCATGTTAGAAAGAAAATTAAGCGCTTAATCTTAAGCATTTATTGCTTGTCGAGACTAAGCGCTGATCGTGTAAAAACAGCCCCTACACACCACTATCTTTTGGTGAGGCCTCCTGATTTGCCATGTGTTTATTGGCGACTCGACGGTCAAAATCAGAAATGCGAGCTAAGAACTGTTGTTTCTCTTCTTTTGAAATAGAGGTAGCCAAAGGAAGGTCGACCGTGAGTGGGTTTACCGCTCTGTTTCGTACCAACACTTCAAAGTGGAGGTGTGGCCCAGTCAATCGCCCTGTTGCACCTGATAGCGCAATCTTCTGACCGCGCTTTACATGCTGCCCTTGTCTCACCAAAAACTTAGACAAATGTAAGTAACGTGTTGTGTAAACACTGTTGTGCTGAATAACCACATATTTACCAGCATATGGGTGATTGCGGATAGCCGTTACAACACCATCACCTGTTGAGTAGATTGGCGCACCCACTGGCGTTGCGAAGTCGGTACCGTTATGCGGAGATATTCGTCCTGTCACCGGGTGCTTACGTTTCGGGTTGAAGTGGGATGTTACGCGGCGATATACCTTATCTATAGGATAACGATCAAACGCTTGTTCTAAGCTGTTTCCATCGCGGTCATAGAAGCGCCCATCTTCGGCCAAAAACGCTGCGACCTCTCGGTTGCCTAATTTAATGGAAATCCCTTGAATTTCAGCGTTACCCGTTGGGTGATTACCTAAGTACTGATGGTTAACTAAAATCTCGAAACGATCGCCGGCACGCAGCTCTCTAGCAAAATTAACTTTATCTCTCAGTACTTGAGTAATATTGGCAATCTGTCTCGTTGATAGACCCGCTCGGTGTGCAGAAGTAGAAAAGCTGCCGTGAACCTCACCGGAATACAGCGTTTCTTTCCAGTCGCCCTGCTCTTCTTCAAAACGATACTCAAACGAACCGTCTGATTCCTTAGTGTAGATCGCGCGTTCGACCAAACTCTCGTGGAAAATCATCGACTCTAATTGTTTGGATTCGGAGTCGATAATGAGCTCGAGGTGATCGCCAGGTTTGATCGTATCAAGTTTTAGTACGTTCAAATCAGCTTCGAGAATATGTTGAAGCGTCGAGTAGCCAAGGTTCCATGATGAGAAAATGGTACTTAAGGTATCCCCCACTTTAACAAAGTAGTGAACACGAATTGGATGGTCTTTTGCTTGCTCAAGATTTGAAGAAGAATCCAAAGCTACCTCAGCTTGATAAGGGGTCACCTTTATCGAAATAGGCTCTGGTGCCGGCTCGGGCAAAAAACTGATGAAAGAAGCGGAAGAGAGAGCGATGACGGCAGTAGCCACCAAAATAGGACGAACAAGCTTCATAATGATGATACGGAAAACGACTAATTGTTATGTTATAACACCATCTTAAGCCAAAGAAAATACACCTATTGTCAAACTTTGTATCGAGCCGTAGTCAGCGTTACGCCTTATTGTACTACGAAACCAGTTCAAAAAAGAAAAACGCCATAAAATGTTTCAATTTTATGGCGTTTATTGGTTCAAAGTATCATAGCGCTCTATGGCACACCATGTCCTTTAGATGCCACCCATACTCGGTACCATTGCTCACGCGTTAACTCAATATCAAGCGCCGCGATTGCAGCTTTAACGCGATCGATTTTACCAGAGCCAATGATTGGTAGTGGGTTCGATGGTAACTGCTTGACCCAGGCATAGATAACTTGATCAATACTTGTTGCACCAACTTCTGCACGAATTGCCTCTAGCTCACTGCGAACTCGTTTTGCTTGCTCAGATTGACCATTGAAGATCTCACCACCAGCCAGCGTAGACCAAGCCATAGGAAGAACGCGCAGTTGCTGAAGTTGATCAAGAGTACCGTCGTGAGCAACCTCGAAATTAAGTGGATTAATCTCAACTTGGTTAGTAACAAGCGGCTTACTTAGGCGTGACTGTAAAAGCTCGAACTGACGAGGTGTAAAGTTTGACACACCAAAGTGCTTAACCTTACCAATCTTGTATAGTTCGTTGAATGCATCTGCAACTTCGTCAGCATTCATCAACACATCTGGACGGTGGATGAGAAGTACATCCAACTCATTCACACCCAGTCTTTGCAATGAGTTATCTACCGACTCGTAGATGTGTTTTGCACTCGTATCGTAGTGGTTGATCTTACGATCCGGAAACTTGTCACTACAAAGTTTGATGTCGCATTTCGATACGATTTGGATTTCTTTGCGAACCGATGGGTCTAGCGCTAGCGCCTCACCAAACAGTGTTTCACACTCATAGTTACCGTATATATCCGCGTGATCAACAGTCGTCACACCTAACTCGATATGCTGCTTAAGGAAGGTGAGACGCTCTTGTGGTGTCATTCCCCAGTCAGCCAAACGCCAATACCCCTGAACCAACTCCGAAAAGTCAGGTCCACTTGGCGCCATCGTTACTTTAGAAACCATGGGTTATCTCCTTATTTAACTCTGCCCACATCCTAAGCTTGTTTACAGGTGCCCACAACGGCTAAAATTCGAAAAAACGAACTGGAGTACGAAGTTGTGAGCTTTGCTGAAAGACTTAAAGAATTGATTGGACAAGAAAGCGTCAGCGGATTTGCACGTCGCGTCGATCTGTCCGAAGCTCTCATTCGCAAATACCTTAAAGGTAGTGAACCAAGCTTAGCAAAAGCCAACCAAATCGCTATGAAAGCCAACTGCTCGCTAGAGTGGTTAGCAACAGGTTGCGGCTACTTATATAGACAAGCAGAAGTCGTCGACATGCCCGCCTATCAACTCGCCCATGAGACGGTTTTGGGTACAACCCTAGCACCAGAGGAGATTCTTACCCACCGTAAGCTCATTACAGCTTATCAGTACTTACGAGCCACCAAGAAAAACGACGGTCATCTAGATGCACATGGAATGAAAAGACTTCTCGCCAACGTTGATAACTAATATATCTCTCAATATGAATTTCAGAGCATTTACACTAACAAAACAATCTCGATCATTTCGTTAACACCCATTTGAGAAGCACGTAATAGTCCGCCTATTCCATTCGAGATCAAAATAGATCATCATTCGCCGCTTAAATAAATGTGACCGAGATTAAACACACGTTTGAATAAAATACTTTACACTAATATCAACAAATAGATTTATTAAGAGCGCTGGAAATATTCCCTTTCTTGAATATAACCTCCTCTCCAATAATGTCCCCCAATAGTGGTATTCAAAAATAGAAATATTTTTGAAGGGGGTTCTTATATCCGAAGAAACGGAATAAATATAAAAAGGAACACATATGAAGACTCTATTCAAACTTTCTACATTAGCGGTGAGTGTATTTGCTGCGTCGCAAGTTGCTGCTGTTGAATTGTATAATAGTGAAGGTACAAGCGCCAATATGTATGGTGCTATAGCGGCGCATGTCAGTGCCTATGATTATGATAAGAGCTCTATCCTTGGTAATGCTGCAGGCTTAGGTTATAACAGTGACAAAACGCTTGTAGAAGACCCAGGCTCTTGGTTTGGTTTTGATATCAAACACCAGATGGGTAAAGTTTACGGAATAGCGAAAATTGAATGGGATGTAGACTTTTCAACAGCATCAGACCTAGATGACCGACGAGCATTAACTGCGCGTCAAACCTATGCAGGGTTCGGACACGATGATTTTGGCTCTGTCACTATTGGCCGCCAAGAGAGCCCATATATGAAGGCAGATAAAGGTTATTATGCGTATTGGGTTGGCGGACTTAACATGATGCAATCCGATGAGTTAGGAAGTAGAAGAACCGCTAATACAGTAGTTTGGCAAAATGATTTTGATAATCTTTATGTTGGCCTTCAATATCAAGCAGCTCGCCAAGCGAATGATTTTATTTTCTTTGGTGGCAACGGACTAAACTTTGGTGGCCTTCTAGAAGTAAATGCAGATGATCCAGTCAAAATTGATGGCGGCTTTGGTGGTGCTATTGCATATACGGTAGAAAGTACAAATACCTATTTAGTGGCAGCATATAACCAATCGAATGATATAAATGGTAAATTCACAGACATACTTGGCGACCTTACCGAAACGACGGCAACGGACGCTGAGATCAAGCAATATGCCTTCGCAATTGAGCAGCATCTACTAGACGGCGGTCTATCTTTATCTGCAAGATACGAACAGTTCGAAGCTAAAGATGGTGCCAACGCGTTTGATACTAAGACCTCCTCGTTTGGATTCGGTGCAAATATGTACCTGTCTGATAGTGTTCGCATTTATGGCGGCTATGAAATGGCAGAAGAAAAAAACCAAACCTCCGGTCAAGTTAAGTCCGAGTTTAAGCAATTTAACCTCGGTGCTGCTTGGGCTCCAGTACCTTGGGGTGAAGTTTACTTAGAAGGTTATAACGATGACGTTAAGCTTAATGAAAGCTATACATTTAATTCCGCAGGAGACGTCATCGGTCTGGGAGGCGCATCAAAAGGCACACACGTATTCTTAGGTGCAGCCGTATTCTTCTAAAGCTTGATAATTAAGCCACTTATTAGCTATTTAAAAAGCTCTTTATACCTATATAAAGAGCTTTTTGTAACTTCGCCAGTGACATAGAATTCCATCAGACTATAAGATACTGATACTTCTTTCTTTAATTTCAACATTAATAAAGTATTTTAAAATCACATACTTCCTCGTGAGAATAAAGAAGGACCTGTTAAGAAAATTTTAATTAGATAAACGTACTAGTATCAGTTAACCTCCTTCACCTAACAACTAACCGAATACGAATAATCACCATGACAACTAATTTGTAAGGTAGCTACCGACTACCCTGCCACTTGCGTTGAACGTTACGTAAGTTCTTATCCGAGCCAAGAGAACTAAAAGGATTAACAAAGCGGGTCAACAATCGCCAGTAAAAGCCAAACGTATCACCACGTCGTCTTGGTATTAGATGCAAGTGCACATGAGGACTATGCTGGCCTGAACACTTTCCGTTGTTCACTAGCAAGTTGTAATCTTCAACCCCTTCCATACAAGAAGGAAGTTGCCTCCCAAGCTCTCGGGCAAATTCAAACATTGCATGATACTCATGATCGTTTAGGTGCTCTAAATGGGATTCATGGCTTTGACTAATAATCAGAATATGACCCTCAGTAATCGGATATCGATCAAGCACTGCTTTGAGAGCGCCGTTTTGAGCGATGAGCATGTGCTCCAACCTGTCGTTATTGATGTCACAAAAAACACACTTTTCCATGGCAATAGCGCCTTCACACGTTCGATTATCAAGGTCTGAATAGATTTAGAGTTTAAACTTATGTCAGTTTTATCTGAGTTTAATCCATCATGGGCCACTTTCACCAACAGAGCTTTTCTATTACTCCAACAGTCAACATGATCCACAAAAAAGGCACCCATTTCTGGACGCCTTAGACCGTTAACCGTTTGCTAACAACATTTCTCGATTATCTTTAAGCCACTCGGCAAAACTCTTCGGTTTTCTTCTTGTCAGCGTTTTTTTAGTCCGAACTCTCGCATAAAGTCTGTACTGGCTGGAAAATCTACCACTCAATAGTTGAGCCATCAAACACTCGGAAGGTACCCGATTGCTCTAACGTAAGGCTTTCAGCCACACTAATAATACCCAATGCACTTTCTTCAGCAGTAAATGTCGCATTATCTCCACCCATGTCTGTTTGAATCCAACCAGGGTGGATAGCCAGTGTTTTAACACCTTGTGCTTCCAAGTTCTTTGCGGCTGACACGAGTATTTGGTTCAGCGCCACTTTAGATGCGCGATAGCTATACATGTTACCTGAGCTGTTATCAGACAAGCTCGCCACTCGCGTCGAAATACCAACAATCGTTTTATGTTCACTTGCGGCAACATTGTCACTTAACGCTTGGATCAATAAAGCGGGTGCCACCGTATTTACAGATAGGACTTGTAACCAACTTGCTTGAGTCATTTGACCAAGTGTCGCGCAATCATCCCCTAATACTCCTGCGTTAAGCATTAAGTGGTCTATCGGTCTACCCTTGAGGGCCTCACCGAGCTGATTGATGTCTGATTCGTTTGTCACATCTAGCTGAATCAGCTCAATTGACCCTTTATGTTCCGACATTTCTTTTAGTTCAGTTGCTGTCTCTGGCGAGCGACATGCCGCGAGTATCGTCCAATCTTTGTTTGAGTATTGGCGAACAAATTCTAGACCTAACCCTCTGTTAGCGCCTGTAATCAAAACTGTAGCCATATTCAATTTCTCCTCGATGTATACTTATTGGCGTATACGTCCAGCTTAAATCTTAGGCTCACGCATTTGTGATTTTTGCATGAAAAGGCGCTGATATTCGATATTGTCGAATACTAGTGTGCTTTGGTGATAAATACTCCCGCAAAGTGAATCAGCCTAGATGACGTTATATCACTAGCCGCACCGCATATACCGGCGGCTGCCACTAACTTTCCTTTCCAAAATAGAGGTAT
This is a stretch of genomic DNA from Vibrio maritimus. It encodes these proteins:
- a CDS encoding DUF3297 family protein, whose amino-acid sequence is MSDNAKPELPDHLSGNPRSPHHVAECFEHQIGIRLNGKERTDVEEYCISEGWVKIPSPKAKDRWGQPMLIKLKGTVEAFYV
- a CDS encoding SDR family oxidoreductase; translated protein: MATVLITGANRGLGLEFVRQYSNKDWTILAACRSPETATELKEMSEHKGSIELIQLDVTNESDINQLGEALKGRPIDHLMLNAGVLGDDCATLGQMTQASWLQVLSVNTVAPALLIQALSDNVAASEHKTIVGISTRVASLSDNSSGNMYSYRASKVALNQILVSAAKNLEAQGVKTLAIHPGWIQTDMGGDNATFTAEESALGIISVAESLTLEQSGTFRVFDGSTIEW
- a CDS encoding helix-turn-helix domain-containing protein; the encoded protein is MSFAERLKELIGQESVSGFARRVDLSEALIRKYLKGSEPSLAKANQIAMKANCSLEWLATGCGYLYRQAEVVDMPAYQLAHETVLGTTLAPEEILTHRKLITAYQYLRATKKNDGHLDAHGMKRLLANVDN
- a CDS encoding arylsulfatase, whose amino-acid sequence is MTTTTRFKRSLAVLATALIGVSASSYAEDKPNILVIWGDDIGQSNVSAYTFGLMGYKTPNIDSIAKDGMMFTDYYGEQSCTAGRSTFITGQSVLRTGLSKVGLPGADLGLQAEDATIAELLKPHGYMTGQFGKNHLGDKDEFLPTNHGFDEFFGNLYHLNAEEEPENVDYPKDPEFRKQFGPRGVIKSYADGKIEDTGPLTRKRMETVDEETLSAALDFMDRAVEAKKPFFVWWNATRMHFRTHVKEGNLGKSGISFYADGMIEHDNHVGELLKKVDELGIEDNTIVFYSTDNGPHMNTWPDAGLTPFRGEKNTNWEGAYRVPAMVKWPGKIEAGSVSNNIMHHMDWLPTFLAAAGEPDVKEKLLKGHQAGDKNFKVHLDGYNFLPYLTGESEESPRAEIFYFSDDGDLTALRYNNWKVVFMEQRVEGTLRIWAEPFVTLRVPKIFNLRMDPYEVADVTSNTYYDWMLDRVYLLVPAQVYVGKFLETFKEFPPRQKAASFNLDEVMDKLQTPTNK
- a CDS encoding histidinol-phosphatase produces the protein MLLSNFHMHCHYCDGKGSPQEMFEKANRLGFVSVGFSSHAPLPFDNDFCMLADKLDAYIEEISALKGHAETQVYLGLELDFIPGVTTPSHKRWEGLPLDYKIGSVHTLEAPNDQYPMLSVDGPHDEFLVLLNEVHGGSARSMITKYYQRVTELCELGGFDILGHFDLVKKHNKALVFFDESEDWYKEVALKALDVVAQSGVILEVNYGGMLRGATDDVYPSPWLLEEAKKRNIPIQINADAHAPHHLGVHHEHCQALLKRLGYDTQRILLNGVWTDVAL
- a CDS encoding HIT family protein encodes the protein MEKCVFCDINNDRLEHMLIAQNGALKAVLDRYPITEGHILIISQSHESHLEHLNDHEYHAMFEFARELGRQLPSCMEGVEDYNLLVNNGKCSGQHSPHVHLHLIPRRRGDTFGFYWRLLTRFVNPFSSLGSDKNLRNVQRKWQGSR
- a CDS encoding arylsulfatase — translated: MANHLSKIAMGVGLVATSSAAVAADQPNILAIFGDDVGYWNISAYNQGMMGYETPNIDRIANEGALFTDHYGQQSCTAGRSAFITGQEPFRTGLLTVGMPGSTHGIPDWAPTIADLLKDQGYMTAQFGKNHLGDQDEHLPTKHGFDEFFGNLYHLNAEEEPETYYYPKDPEFRKNYGPRGVIKSYADGKIEDTGPMTRKRMEHADEEFLESSLEFMERAVKADKPFFIWHNTTRMHVWTRLQEKYQGKSGISIYADGMLEHDDHVGVLLDKLEELDVADNTIVIYTTDNGAETVTWPDGGATPFHGEKGTTWEGGMRVPQLVRWPGVIEPGTRINEMMAHQDWLPTLLDAAGVPDVKEKLAEGYKANGKDWRVHIDGYNFKPFFEGKTEEAPRESLLYFTANGELNAVRWHDWKLNFAVLEGDISNAVRFSPNWPQIIHLRADPFEKAPHESGMYLRWMADNMWLFVPIQDVLGDFFQTLPNYPMQQGLIMNPSEISYQSLGLQGKMKQLEQLQQQVQQMK
- a CDS encoding aldo/keto reductase: MVSKVTMAPSGPDFSELVQGYWRLADWGMTPQERLTFLKQHIELGVTTVDHADIYGNYECETLFGEALALDPSVRKEIQIVSKCDIKLCSDKFPDRKINHYDTSAKHIYESVDNSLQRLGVNELDVLLIHRPDVLMNADEVADAFNELYKIGKVKHFGVSNFTPRQFELLQSRLSKPLVTNQVEINPLNFEVAHDGTLDQLQQLRVLPMAWSTLAGGEIFNGQSEQAKRVRSELEAIRAEVGATSIDQVIYAWVKQLPSNPLPIIGSGKIDRVKAAIAALDIELTREQWYRVWVASKGHGVP
- a CDS encoding porin, which produces MKTLFKLSTLAVSVFAASQVAAVELYNSEGTSANMYGAIAAHVSAYDYDKSSILGNAAGLGYNSDKTLVEDPGSWFGFDIKHQMGKVYGIAKIEWDVDFSTASDLDDRRALTARQTYAGFGHDDFGSVTIGRQESPYMKADKGYYAYWVGGLNMMQSDELGSRRTANTVVWQNDFDNLYVGLQYQAARQANDFIFFGGNGLNFGGLLEVNADDPVKIDGGFGGAIAYTVESTNTYLVAAYNQSNDINGKFTDILGDLTETTATDAEIKQYAFAIEQHLLDGGLSLSARYEQFEAKDGANAFDTKTSSFGFGANMYLSDSVRIYGGYEMAEEKNQTSGQVKSEFKQFNLGAAWAPVPWGEVYLEGYNDDVKLNESYTFNSAGDVIGLGGASKGTHVFLGAAVFF
- a CDS encoding peptidoglycan DD-metalloendopeptidase family protein; translation: MKLVRPILVATAVIALSSASFISFLPEPAPEPISIKVTPYQAEVALDSSSNLEQAKDHPIRVHYFVKVGDTLSTIFSSWNLGYSTLQHILEADLNVLKLDTIKPGDHLELIIDSESKQLESMIFHESLVERAIYTKESDGSFEYRFEEEQGDWKETLYSGEVHGSFSTSAHRAGLSTRQIANITQVLRDKVNFARELRAGDRFEILVNHQYLGNHPTGNAEIQGISIKLGNREVAAFLAEDGRFYDRDGNSLEQAFDRYPIDKVYRRVTSHFNPKRKHPVTGRISPHNGTDFATPVGAPIYSTGDGVVTAIRNHPYAGKYVVIQHNSVYTTRYLHLSKFLVRQGQHVKRGQKIALSGATGRLTGPHLHFEVLVRNRAVNPLTVDLPLATSISKEEKQQFLARISDFDRRVANKHMANQEASPKDSGV